A DNA window from Candidatus Sulfidibacterium hydrothermale contains the following coding sequences:
- a CDS encoding efflux RND transporter permease subunit produces the protein MNRLTKNILKWKWPIIIFSLLLTAFFGYQLTKIKINSNVIDSLPANDSVVSLFKSIGHQFGGNEVGVVIIEAKNVFQPAVLKDIQKITDTLAKVKGVASVTSLTNILNFDGIGNDFQVKPLINMQHLPATKQQIDSLKQQITTNKMYRNNLVSDDGTASLVIFKFSAGGNDLAVVKRVKKAVAQLSLNEKVYYAGGPFVTAMVSKIISEDLIFLIPITFLVISLILYLSFHSLQGVFLPMLSAGMAIIWALGCMPLMGINMSMVSNNIPIILMAVGSAYTIHVLNRVNQCREKDYRKALRKALSLIFVPVSLAALTTMIGFVSFIFGAYLKMIRDFGLITALGTFFAAVISLFFIPALLDVFPVKKQEKVKTKTQNHRSFLDHYIIQPLTKSVLNHSGTIILIWFILIALSITGIFSIRRSVDTSEYFRKNNPEHIAEKIMTQKFGGTKPVFLQFTGNMQSHDVLETMKKAEDYLEKSPYIVSTQSIADIIIKLNKALSGKKEIPDDAAIGQLWFLLSGNENISQLVSEDMDKGIVIAKFNAEGTHAAADFAKYMQPFLKKYNRPGCKIQMTGLPFINAEMDQSLLESQIASLIIATIFVIGIVSLILWSFSRGLIASIPIAVTVIILFGTMGLTNIPLNMGTVLVASIAMGIGIDYSIHFITHFHDGVKNGLPVPEAIRETMRISGKAILINFSSVAGGFLVLVFSKLVPMQYFGILVALSMLSSSLGALTLLPVILKWKNK, from the coding sequence ATGAACCGACTGACAAAAAACATCCTGAAATGGAAATGGCCAATTATTATTTTCTCTCTTCTGTTAACTGCTTTTTTCGGTTATCAGCTAACGAAAATCAAAATCAACTCCAATGTTATTGACTCGTTACCGGCCAACGACTCCGTAGTATCCCTGTTCAAATCCATTGGTCATCAGTTTGGTGGCAACGAAGTAGGTGTAGTAATCATCGAGGCAAAGAATGTTTTTCAGCCGGCTGTTTTAAAAGACATCCAAAAAATTACGGATACACTGGCTAAAGTTAAAGGAGTAGCTTCTGTAACCAGCCTGACCAACATTTTAAACTTTGACGGAATAGGTAATGATTTTCAGGTAAAGCCGCTGATTAACATGCAGCATTTACCCGCTACAAAACAACAAATCGACAGCCTGAAGCAACAGATCACGACCAATAAAATGTACCGGAACAATTTGGTTTCGGACGATGGAACAGCCAGTTTGGTTATTTTTAAATTTTCGGCCGGAGGAAATGATCTGGCGGTGGTAAAACGGGTAAAAAAAGCCGTAGCACAACTTTCGTTAAACGAAAAAGTGTATTATGCCGGAGGCCCTTTTGTGACGGCCATGGTGTCCAAAATCATTTCGGAAGATCTTATTTTCCTGATTCCGATTACCTTTTTGGTCATTTCTCTTATTCTTTATCTCAGCTTCCATTCGCTGCAAGGCGTTTTCCTCCCCATGCTTTCGGCCGGAATGGCTATTATCTGGGCTTTGGGTTGCATGCCGCTGATGGGAATAAACATGTCGATGGTTTCCAACAACATCCCCATCATCCTGATGGCGGTAGGCAGCGCTTACACCATTCATGTACTAAACCGGGTAAACCAGTGCCGCGAAAAAGATTACCGGAAAGCTTTACGAAAAGCGCTTTCTCTCATTTTCGTTCCGGTGAGTCTGGCAGCCCTTACTACCATGATCGGGTTTGTATCTTTCATTTTCGGTGCTTACCTGAAAATGATTCGTGATTTCGGACTCATCACCGCTTTGGGAACCTTTTTTGCGGCTGTAATCTCCCTGTTCTTTATTCCGGCATTGCTTGATGTTTTTCCGGTAAAAAAACAGGAAAAAGTAAAAACCAAAACCCAAAACCATCGCTCTTTTCTTGACCATTACATCATACAACCATTAACAAAAAGTGTATTGAACCATTCGGGAACGATCATTCTCATTTGGTTTATTCTTATTGCCCTGAGCATTACCGGTATTTTTTCTATCCGGCGCAGCGTGGATACCAGCGAATATTTCCGGAAAAACAACCCGGAACATATTGCCGAAAAGATCATGACCCAAAAGTTTGGCGGAACCAAACCGGTTTTTTTACAGTTTACCGGAAATATGCAAAGCCACGACGTGCTGGAAACCATGAAAAAGGCCGAAGATTATCTTGAAAAAAGCCCTTACATTGTCTCAACACAATCAATCGCCGACATCATCATCAAACTCAACAAAGCTTTAAGTGGAAAAAAAGAAATTCCGGATGATGCCGCCATCGGTCAGCTTTGGTTTTTGCTTAGCGGGAACGAAAATATCTCGCAACTTGTTTCGGAAGACATGGACAAGGGCATTGTGATTGCTAAATTTAATGCCGAAGGAACCCATGCCGCCGCTGATTTTGCAAAATACATGCAGCCTTTTTTGAAAAAATACAACCGGCCGGGATGCAAAATTCAAATGACCGGTTTACCTTTTATCAACGCCGAAATGGATCAAAGTCTGCTGGAAAGCCAGATTGCCAGCCTGATTATTGCTACCATTTTTGTTATCGGCATTGTCAGTTTAATTCTTTGGTCTTTTTCCAGAGGGCTCATTGCCAGTATTCCTATCGCCGTTACCGTTATTATTTTGTTTGGCACCATGGGGCTTACCAATATTCCGCTTAACATGGGAACCGTTTTGGTAGCCAGCATTGCCATGGGAATTGGTATCGATTATTCCATCCATTTCATCACCCATTTTCATGACGGCGTAAAAAACGGGCTTCCGGTACCGGAAGCTATTCGCGAAACCATGCGAATAAGCGGGAAAGCCATTTTAATTAATTTCAGCTCGGTGGCCGGTGGTTTTTTGGTCCTGGTTTTCTCCAAATTGGTTCCGATGCAATATTTTGGTATATTAGTTGCACTAAGTATGCTAAGTTCCAGCTTGGGTGCACTAACCCTGCTGCCGGTTATTTTAAAATGGAAAAACAAATAA
- a CDS encoding outer membrane lipoprotein-sorting protein produces MKATVLKLSLLFLFLGGQLFSFSASAQSLPVKTILQKMDAQAASLKDKTAKVVMEMINNQTGKVKTRKAIIKQKPPYRTLFRFTYPPSQAGIATLSLPGDVVYLYMPAFGKPKKISNIANGGAFSQSDFTTKDMGPKNWAKNYTGKLLKTNDTAYILQLIPKNKSEYSKLIVTVNKKHFFPERIVYYNLQGKIMKEADNQYVKVGNIWVAKVSSMTNYQKMHTTRIINSDIRVNQGLKDSEFTVEKLVPADKRNK; encoded by the coding sequence ATGAAAGCAACGGTTTTAAAATTAAGTCTTTTGTTCCTTTTTCTGGGGGGACAACTCTTTTCTTTCTCTGCTTCAGCACAATCGCTACCGGTAAAGACCATTCTGCAAAAAATGGATGCACAGGCTGCTTCGCTCAAAGACAAAACGGCCAAAGTCGTAATGGAAATGATTAACAACCAAACCGGAAAAGTAAAAACCCGGAAAGCCATCATTAAACAAAAACCACCTTACAGAACGCTCTTTCGCTTTACCTATCCGCCATCACAAGCCGGAATTGCCACCCTCTCATTGCCGGGCGACGTAGTTTATCTTTACATGCCGGCTTTTGGTAAACCCAAGAAAATTTCAAATATAGCCAATGGCGGCGCTTTTTCTCAATCTGACTTCACCACCAAGGATATGGGGCCAAAAAACTGGGCGAAAAATTATACCGGAAAACTGTTAAAAACCAATGATACCGCTTACATTCTTCAACTAATCCCCAAAAACAAAAGTGAATATTCCAAACTGATCGTTACCGTAAACAAAAAACATTTTTTCCCGGAAAGAATTGTTTATTACAACCTCCAGGGAAAAATCATGAAAGAAGCAGATAACCAATACGTAAAAGTGGGAAATATCTGGGTAGCCAAAGTGTCTTCCATGACCAATTATCAAAAAATGCATACCACCCGGATTATCAATTCAGATATTCGGGTAAACCAAGGACTCAAAGACAGTGAATTTACCGTAGAAAAATTAGTTCCTGCCGATAAAAGAAACAAATAA
- a CDS encoding TetR/AcrR family transcriptional regulator, whose protein sequence is METAKRQPGNIRRNQIKEAVKDILFYEGLQKLTTKNIARKVGISEGTVFKHYVSKKAIINDILDDVHSELVKPLAAIASAKEDASIRLEKYVCFHLDYLAQNKGITILLFTEASYQNDTALKEMLDKTYKMLENSFGDIIRDGIKEKIWDEKVSVENLASLYMGIPLGMNIELLLHNKNMKELGYCRNMLQLIERILRKQTE, encoded by the coding sequence ATGGAAACTGCAAAACGTCAACCGGGAAATATTCGAAGAAACCAAATCAAAGAAGCCGTAAAAGACATTTTGTTTTATGAAGGGCTGCAAAAACTCACCACAAAAAATATTGCCCGGAAAGTAGGGATCAGCGAAGGAACCGTTTTCAAACACTATGTTTCCAAAAAAGCCATCATTAATGACATCCTGGATGATGTTCATTCCGAACTGGTGAAACCGCTGGCAGCTATTGCTTCTGCCAAAGAAGACGCCAGTATCCGGCTCGAAAAATACGTTTGTTTTCATCTTGATTATCTGGCCCAGAACAAAGGAATCACCATTTTACTCTTTACCGAAGCATCTTATCAAAATGATACCGCATTAAAAGAAATGCTGGATAAAACCTATAAGATGCTGGAAAACAGTTTTGGAGATATTATCCGCGACGGAATCAAAGAAAAAATCTGGGATGAAAAAGTTTCTGTGGAAAATTTAGCCAGCCTGTACATGGGCATTCCGCTGGGCATGAATATCGAACTCCTGTTGCACAACAAGAATATGAAAGAACTGGGATACTGCAGAAATATGCTGCAGCTGATTGAACGTATTTTGAGAAAACAAACAGAATAA
- a CDS encoding AAA family ATPase, with the protein MLIIGITGTLGAGKGTIVEYLKQKKNFNHYSVRAFLIKEIEKQGLPVNRDSMTSTANRLRKEHHPAYIVEMLYQQAVKDGGNAIIESIRTPGEVEFLRKQGNFYLFAVDADPKIRYERIRQRGSETDHIDFETFLANEAREMTTTDPNKQNLAKCIEMADFRFDNNGDRASLYAEVDKVLEKISL; encoded by the coding sequence ATGTTGATTATCGGAATTACCGGAACCCTGGGAGCCGGAAAAGGAACCATTGTAGAATACCTGAAACAAAAGAAAAACTTCAATCATTATTCGGTACGTGCTTTTTTGATAAAGGAAATCGAAAAGCAGGGACTTCCCGTAAATCGCGACAGCATGACTTCCACAGCCAACCGTTTGCGTAAAGAACATCACCCGGCTTACATCGTGGAGATGTTGTATCAGCAAGCTGTAAAAGATGGTGGTAACGCAATCATTGAAAGTATTCGTACACCGGGCGAAGTGGAATTTCTACGAAAACAAGGAAATTTCTACCTCTTTGCCGTGGATGCCGATCCTAAAATTCGTTATGAACGCATTCGACAACGCGGTTCCGAAACTGATCACATCGATTTTGAAACTTTTCTTGCCAACGAAGCCCGCGAAATGACCACCACCGATCCCAACAAACAAAACCTTGCCAAATGCATTGAGATGGCCGATTTTCGATTTGATAATAATGGAGACCGGGCCTCATTATATGCTGAAGTAGATAAGGTTTTGGAAAAAATCTCGCTCTAA
- a CDS encoding MBL fold metallo-hydrolase RNA specificity domain-containing protein: MDTKENNYIQFLGAAGTVTGSKYLLHIDGYHLLIDSGLFQGYRELRRRNWMDFHFPPKDIDAIILTHGHLDHTGYLPRLVKQGFHNPIYCTEPTADLTEIILKDSAKLQEEDAEHANQQGYTKHKPAVPLYDLKDVEKTLPHLRPQPAEKFIELNQNIRFRFRKNAHIPGAAFIEMDIKGKRFVFSGDIGRPDDPMLAHREMPEKADILFTESTYGDRFHPSEKTEDVLKRIIDETLKKGGPLFVSSFAVDRAQDFMYAIWKMKKEGKIPDIPVYLDSPMGTNVSLLFLKYPQWLSMKPEVFGEVFQDTRLVTSIKETFRLARDKKPKIVIAGSGMMNGGRILHYLEMQLGNPAATFILPGYQAAGTRGRQLSEGIPEIKLHGKYFQVRAGIEHIKTMSSHADQKELLSWMSKIENKPEKVFIVHGEPQSADALRVKISHEKGWPCYIPAFLEKVPLDL; encoded by the coding sequence ATGGATACAAAAGAAAACAATTACATACAATTTCTCGGCGCAGCCGGAACCGTTACCGGTTCAAAATACCTTCTGCACATTGACGGATATCATTTACTGATTGACAGTGGATTATTTCAGGGTTACCGCGAGTTAAGACGGCGCAACTGGATGGATTTTCATTTTCCGCCAAAAGATATTGATGCTATTATTCTCACCCACGGTCATCTTGATCATACCGGTTATTTACCCCGACTCGTCAAACAGGGTTTTCATAATCCGATTTATTGTACCGAACCCACCGCTGATCTGACAGAAATTATTTTAAAAGACAGTGCCAAATTACAGGAAGAGGATGCTGAACATGCCAATCAGCAAGGTTATACCAAACACAAACCTGCGGTACCGCTTTATGATTTAAAAGATGTGGAAAAAACATTGCCGCATCTTCGCCCGCAACCGGCAGAAAAATTCATTGAACTCAATCAAAATATCCGCTTCCGGTTTCGTAAAAATGCCCACATCCCCGGGGCGGCTTTTATTGAAATGGATATCAAGGGGAAACGTTTTGTCTTTTCGGGAGATATTGGCCGGCCTGACGACCCGATGCTGGCACACCGCGAGATGCCTGAAAAAGCAGACATCTTGTTTACCGAATCTACTTACGGTGACCGGTTTCATCCTTCAGAAAAAACCGAAGATGTTCTTAAACGCATTATTGACGAAACACTTAAAAAAGGAGGACCGCTGTTTGTTTCCAGCTTTGCCGTAGACCGTGCCCAGGATTTTATGTATGCCATCTGGAAAATGAAAAAAGAGGGGAAAATTCCTGATATCCCGGTTTACCTCGACAGCCCCATGGGAACGAATGTCAGTCTTTTGTTTTTAAAATATCCGCAATGGCTCAGCATGAAACCGGAAGTCTTCGGCGAAGTATTTCAGGATACCCGTTTGGTGACTTCCATCAAAGAAACTTTCCGGCTGGCAAGAGACAAAAAGCCTAAAATTGTCATTGCCGGAAGCGGCATGATGAATGGCGGACGAATTTTGCATTATCTTGAAATGCAACTGGGCAATCCGGCAGCCACGTTTATTCTGCCAGGTTATCAGGCCGCCGGTACCCGTGGGCGACAGTTGAGTGAAGGAATTCCGGAAATTAAATTACACGGGAAATATTTTCAGGTACGGGCAGGAATTGAACATATCAAAACCATGTCGTCGCATGCCGATCAAAAAGAGCTGCTTTCATGGATGTCGAAAATCGAAAATAAACCGGAAAAAGTTTTTATCGTCCATGGCGAACCACAGTCGGCAGACGCCTTGCGCGTAAAAATCAGTCATGAAAAAGGATGGCCGTGTTATATTCCGGCTTTCCTGGAAAAAGTACCGTTGGATTTGTAA
- a CDS encoding GIY-YIG nuclease family protein: MFRYKIEDPRKTTKIEDFLFFGISAHHSEQKKKKVQFFTYILISEVDGSLYIGQTQDVEKRLKRHNTGRNRSTSAKRPWKLLYAKPCNSRSEAVKLEKHLKSLKKRKAVFDWIDKQTRGVAQPGPDFAETYVSLQNRGSTKNDENQRFSVFRD, translated from the coding sequence ATGTTTCGTTACAAAATCGAGGATCCACGAAAAACAACGAAAATCGAAGATTTTCTGTTTTTCGGGATTAGCGCCCATCACTCGGAACAAAAAAAGAAAAAAGTGCAGTTCTTTACGTATATATTGATATCGGAAGTCGATGGAAGCCTGTACATTGGTCAAACACAGGATGTTGAAAAACGTCTGAAACGACATAATACAGGTAGAAATCGATCGACTTCAGCCAAAAGGCCGTGGAAGCTGTTATATGCAAAACCTTGTAATAGTCGGTCTGAGGCTGTAAAATTGGAAAAACATCTAAAAAGTCTGAAAAAGCGAAAAGCGGTTTTCGACTGGATAGATAAACAAACTCGGGGTGTGGCGCAGCCCGGTCCCGATTTTGCCGAAACGTACGTTTCGTTACAAAATCGAGGATCCACGAAAAACGACGAAAATCAAAGATTTTCTGTTTTTCGGGATTAG
- a CDS encoding REP-associated tyrosine transposase, translated as MSGDQYIISDQNGLYFLTFTVIDWVDVFSRKEYKIVLTESMNYCVNKKGLIIYAWVIMSNHVHVIWQAKEGFRLSDIIRDFKKFTAKKILHLIETEPESRKIWMLRKFEFAGKRIKRNTKYKFWKDSSHAILLESNQITMINQKLNYIHDNPVRAMIVNYPEDYIFSSARDYGGEKGFVNIELLD; from the coding sequence ATGTCTGGCGACCAATATATTATTTCAGACCAAAACGGCCTTTATTTTTTAACTTTTACCGTTATTGACTGGGTTGATGTTTTTAGCCGAAAAGAATACAAGATAGTTTTAACCGAATCCATGAATTATTGTGTTAATAAAAAAGGCTTGATTATTTACGCATGGGTTATCATGAGTAACCACGTACATGTTATATGGCAAGCTAAGGAAGGATTCCGGCTTTCGGATATCATTCGCGATTTTAAAAAATTTACAGCGAAAAAAATATTGCATTTGATAGAAACAGAACCTGAAAGTAGAAAAATATGGATGTTGAGAAAATTTGAATTTGCAGGAAAACGAATAAAACGCAATACTAAATATAAATTTTGGAAAGACAGCAGCCATGCTATCCTTCTTGAATCCAACCAGATAACTATGATTAACCAGAAACTCAATTATATTCATGATAATCCTGTTCGGGCTATGATTGTCAATTATCCAGAAGATTATATTTTTAGCTCCGCAAGGGATTATGGTGGCGAAAAAGGTTTTGTGAACATAGAATTATTAGATTAA
- the dprA gene encoding DNA-processing protein DprA yields the protein METRLLYQIGITLIPGIGDVNGKKLVHWFGSAEAVFKAKEKDLLMIPGIGRKMVQNILHQKVLRRAEKEVRYIEKNQIRPLFFLDDDFPQRLLNCYDHPLMLYYKGKADLNHKRMIAFVGTRRATGYGKEQCRQLIDGLREKDVLIVSGLAYGIDGCAHRHAVDLDISTVAVLGHGLDRIYPASHRKLAEEMLISGGGLLTEFLSETVPDRENFPRRNRIVAGMVDAVVVVESGMKGGALITAELANSYNRDVFAVPGRVTDPFSSGCNQLIKTNRAALVHDAGDIGYLMGWEDRKKKTVKQINLFPEMNEREKAIYDLLCENGIMGIDKVIVETGFSPSSVSTALLNLEFNGLVRSLPGKQYQAE from the coding sequence ATGGAAACCCGCCTGTTATATCAAATCGGGATTACACTTATTCCGGGTATTGGTGATGTCAATGGGAAAAAACTGGTGCATTGGTTTGGTAGTGCCGAAGCGGTTTTTAAAGCAAAAGAAAAAGATTTGCTGATGATCCCGGGCATTGGCCGGAAAATGGTGCAGAATATTTTACATCAGAAAGTACTCCGGCGGGCCGAGAAAGAAGTCCGGTATATTGAAAAAAATCAGATTCGTCCTCTTTTCTTTCTGGATGATGATTTTCCACAACGGTTACTCAATTGTTATGATCATCCGCTGATGCTTTACTACAAAGGGAAAGCCGATTTGAATCATAAACGCATGATTGCTTTTGTGGGAACACGCCGGGCCACCGGATACGGTAAAGAACAATGTCGTCAATTGATTGACGGACTACGTGAAAAAGATGTTTTGATTGTCAGTGGTCTGGCTTATGGAATTGATGGTTGTGCTCATCGCCATGCGGTGGATCTCGATATTTCTACCGTAGCTGTTTTGGGTCACGGACTTGACCGGATTTATCCGGCATCTCACCGGAAACTGGCTGAAGAGATGTTGATCTCAGGCGGCGGTTTGCTGACGGAATTTTTGTCGGAAACGGTTCCTGATCGCGAAAATTTTCCCCGGCGCAACCGAATTGTTGCCGGAATGGTTGACGCCGTAGTGGTGGTTGAATCGGGAATGAAGGGGGGCGCATTGATTACAGCGGAACTGGCCAATAGTTATAACCGCGATGTCTTTGCTGTTCCGGGTCGGGTGACAGACCCGTTTTCTTCCGGTTGTAATCAGCTGATTAAAACCAATCGGGCGGCTTTGGTGCACGATGCCGGGGATATTGGTTATCTGATGGGGTGGGAAGACAGAAAAAAGAAAACGGTAAAACAAATAAATTTGTTTCCTGAAATGAATGAACGGGAAAAAGCGATTTATGATCTTCTTTGTGAAAATGGAATTATGGGGATTGACAAGGTAATTGTAGAGACCGGTTTTTCTCCGTCTTCTGTTTCAACGGCTTTGCTTAATCTGGAATTTAACGGGTTGGTAAGAAGTCTTCCGGGTAAACAATATCAGGCAGAATAA
- a CDS encoding elongator complex protein 3: MACPFRCVFCNQQKISGHFKSPDFNEVTRTIRTYLNTFKAPNKQVEVGFFGGTFTGIPETIQEKYLETVQPFLQAGEIQGIRLSTRPDYIDKNILERLKHYGVTTIELGAQSLDDAVLKKSRRGHTAKQVEEAATQIKAAGFDLGLQMMIGLPGDTLEKSLATADKIIAWGASNTRIYPTLVIKDTVLHHWYKEGKYQPLSLDEAVNWSKSLLIKFENAGVQVIRMGLHPSEGLLNGEEWIAGPFHPSFRELVLTEIWYDLLTKHFDSQDKSFTAKQLNLEVSPKEINYAIGYSGKNRKMLQSFFREVRFYSNEKLDGREFRFHLT, translated from the coding sequence ATGGCGTGTCCTTTTCGTTGTGTTTTTTGCAATCAGCAAAAAATATCTGGACATTTTAAAAGCCCTGATTTTAATGAAGTAACGCGAACCATCCGAACTTATCTTAACACTTTTAAAGCCCCAAACAAACAAGTGGAAGTTGGTTTTTTTGGGGGTACCTTTACCGGAATTCCGGAAACCATCCAGGAAAAATATTTGGAAACGGTACAACCTTTTCTTCAGGCAGGAGAAATCCAGGGTATCCGGCTCTCCACCCGTCCGGATTATATTGATAAAAACATTTTGGAAAGGTTAAAACATTACGGCGTCACGACCATCGAACTGGGAGCCCAGTCGCTGGATGATGCCGTTCTGAAAAAATCACGCCGCGGACATACGGCAAAACAGGTAGAAGAAGCGGCCACTCAAATTAAAGCAGCCGGATTTGACTTGGGTTTGCAAATGATGATCGGTCTGCCTGGCGACACCCTGGAAAAATCATTGGCCACTGCCGATAAAATTATTGCATGGGGAGCCTCCAATACCCGAATCTATCCCACACTGGTTATTAAAGATACGGTATTACACCACTGGTATAAAGAAGGAAAATACCAACCGCTTTCATTGGATGAAGCGGTGAACTGGTCTAAATCATTACTCATCAAATTTGAAAACGCCGGAGTTCAGGTCATCCGGATGGGACTCCATCCGTCCGAAGGATTACTAAACGGAGAAGAGTGGATTGCCGGACCGTTTCATCCCTCATTCAGAGAACTGGTTTTAACCGAAATCTGGTATGATCTCCTGACAAAACATTTTGATAGCCAGGATAAAAGCTTCACAGCAAAACAATTAAACCTGGAGGTTTCTCCAAAAGAAATCAATTATGCCATCGGTTATTCCGGCAAAAACCGGAAAATGCTCCAATCATTTTTCAGAGAAGTCCGGTTTTATTCCAATGAAAAGCTGGATGGCCGCGAGTTTCGGTTCCATTTGACATAA